One genomic segment of Pelagerythrobacter marensis includes these proteins:
- a CDS encoding 3'-5' exonuclease has translation MTDTGRSNVRELRRIELSVGETGLGDPDGPLRVALVVDVETTGLSPQEDKIIELAMRRFTYDPEGHIVEIGKSWCWREDPGVALPEDIVRITGITDQDLIGRRIDERVATDILSSADVVIAHNAAFDRPMVENRLSALPAKQWACSCVEIDWAGAGFEGRSLGWLCAQAGWFYDAHRAQGDVDAVIQLLRHEGTDGRSLLYELDDASSCDSFLIEAVGSPFSTKDVLRMRGYRWNPTRQVWWREVMDDRLVAEQAWLASEVYASGKGARALGPRLTRRDAYSRFRLDDGV, from the coding sequence ATGACTGATACCGGTCGTTCCAATGTTCGCGAACTGCGCCGCATCGAACTTTCCGTCGGTGAAACCGGCCTCGGCGATCCCGACGGCCCGCTTCGCGTCGCTCTGGTGGTGGATGTCGAGACGACGGGCCTGTCACCGCAGGAAGACAAGATCATCGAACTGGCGATGCGGCGGTTCACGTATGATCCCGAAGGACATATCGTCGAGATCGGTAAATCCTGGTGCTGGCGCGAGGATCCGGGTGTCGCCCTCCCCGAAGACATCGTGCGCATCACCGGCATCACCGATCAGGATCTCATCGGCCGTCGCATCGATGAACGCGTGGCCACGGACATACTCTCGTCAGCCGACGTGGTCATCGCCCATAACGCCGCGTTCGACCGCCCCATGGTGGAGAACCGGCTTTCCGCCCTGCCGGCGAAGCAATGGGCCTGTTCATGCGTCGAGATCGACTGGGCGGGCGCCGGCTTTGAGGGTCGCTCGCTTGGCTGGCTCTGTGCCCAGGCCGGTTGGTTCTACGATGCACACCGCGCGCAGGGCGATGTCGATGCGGTGATCCAGCTGCTGCGTCACGAGGGCACCGACGGGCGATCGTTGCTCTACGAGCTCGATGACGCTTCGTCATGCGACAGCTTCCTCATCGAAGCGGTTGGCTCGCCCTTCTCGACCAAGGATGTGCTGCGGATGCGCGGCTATCGCTGGAACCCGACGAGGCAGGTTTGGTGGCGTGAGGTCATGGACGATCGGCTCGTCGCCGAGCAGGCATGGCTGGCCAGCGAGGTCTACGCGAGCGGAAAGGGAGCCCGGGCCCTCGGACCGCGTCTCACCCGTCGCGATGCCTACAGCCGCTTCCGCCTGGATGATGGCGTCTGA
- a CDS encoding efflux RND transporter permease subunit, which yields MIRAILDIAVRFRWAVIVLTVFAAIYGAMNLLRLPIDAVPDITNTQVQINTSAPALSPSQVETQVTFPIETGLAGIEGLEMTRSISRNGFSQVTAIFEEGTDIYFARQQVNERLAPIGASLPEGAEPTMGPISTGLGEVLMYTIEYEYPGGRDAPKGGRTGWQSDGSFITERGDRLDTEVAKAAYLRTVQDWVVAPLMRSIDGVAGVDSIGGYEKQFLVQPDPARLTGYGLSFDSLIKALEAANLAEGANFVDRAGEALLVRVDARLGGTQDIEQAVVATREGVPIRIGDVASVRIGGDLRTGAASLNGEEAVVGTVLMRSGENSRTVAAASAERLDEVRASLPSGVVAEIVYNRSSLVDATIATVEKNLVEGALLVIAVLFLMLGNIRAAIIAALVIPISMLMAAVGMNRLGVSGNLMSLGALDFGLIVDGAVIIVENSVARLAARQHREGRLLSLGERLTETRLAAQEMIKPTVYGQAIILLVYAPLLTFTGVEGKTFSPMAITVMLALASAFVLSLTFVPAMIAVLLNRKLTEKEVKPVRMAKERYGPALRRAIARPWPVIGAGAGLFAVAAFVFTFLGSEFTPQLDERDIAVQSLRIPSTSLERSLAMQRQVEDRLETFPQVELVFSRTGTAEVASDPMPPNASDAYVILKPREEWPDPDLSKDELVAQMEESLSGLVGNLYEFSQPIELRFNELIAGVRGDVAVKLYGDDLTALTRSAGEVAEVLRGVEGAADVKVQQVTGFPTLDIAFDRPTIARYGLTVEEVAQSVAIALGGRPAGLVFEGDRRFDVVVRLEDATRDDFDQLGALPIVLESGVTVPLRTLADFQVVDGLAEVRREQGRRLVIVSANVRERDLGSFVEEARAGVSESVELPAASFIEWGGQYQNLQAAQARLALVVPVCFALVLLLLFMALGGWVPALAVFSAIPMALAGGVFALALRGMPFSVSAAVGFIALSGVAVLNGLVMMTAIRQRLDEGLPLDEAICDGALARLRPVLMTALVASLGFVPMALATGTGAEVQRPLATVVIGGLITATALTLFVLPAIARLVLNRSDDERSWREKWWDRLRLNVTSDEQRELMDIA from the coding sequence TTGATCAGGGCCATTCTCGACATCGCCGTGCGGTTCCGCTGGGCGGTCATCGTCCTCACCGTCTTCGCCGCGATCTACGGCGCCATGAACCTTTTGCGCCTGCCGATCGATGCGGTGCCGGACATCACCAACACGCAGGTGCAGATCAACACCAGCGCGCCCGCGCTCTCCCCGTCGCAGGTGGAGACTCAGGTGACATTTCCCATCGAGACCGGGCTTGCCGGGATCGAGGGGCTCGAGATGACCCGCTCGATCTCGCGAAACGGCTTCAGCCAGGTCACCGCGATCTTCGAAGAAGGCACCGACATTTACTTCGCACGGCAACAAGTGAACGAACGGCTAGCCCCGATCGGTGCCTCCCTGCCGGAAGGAGCGGAGCCCACGATGGGACCGATCTCGACGGGCCTGGGCGAGGTGCTCATGTATACGATCGAATACGAGTATCCGGGAGGTCGCGATGCGCCCAAGGGTGGTCGAACAGGCTGGCAGTCGGACGGGAGCTTCATCACAGAACGCGGTGATCGCCTCGACACCGAGGTCGCCAAGGCAGCCTATCTTCGCACGGTGCAGGACTGGGTCGTTGCTCCGCTTATGCGCTCCATCGACGGGGTAGCGGGCGTGGACTCGATCGGCGGCTATGAGAAGCAGTTTCTCGTCCAGCCCGATCCTGCTCGTCTCACCGGCTACGGTCTGTCGTTCGACTCCCTGATCAAGGCCTTGGAAGCGGCGAATCTCGCCGAAGGCGCCAACTTTGTCGATCGTGCCGGAGAGGCTCTGCTCGTCCGCGTCGATGCGCGGCTTGGGGGCACACAGGACATCGAACAGGCGGTGGTCGCGACCCGCGAGGGCGTTCCGATCCGGATCGGGGATGTCGCTTCGGTGCGAATCGGGGGTGACCTCAGAACCGGTGCTGCCTCGCTTAATGGCGAGGAGGCCGTCGTCGGCACGGTCCTCATGCGCAGCGGCGAGAACAGCCGCACCGTGGCTGCCGCCTCGGCTGAGCGACTGGACGAAGTCCGCGCTTCGCTCCCTTCCGGAGTGGTCGCCGAGATCGTCTACAATCGGTCGTCGCTCGTCGATGCGACCATCGCCACGGTCGAGAAGAACCTCGTAGAGGGCGCGCTTCTGGTGATCGCAGTCCTGTTCCTGATGCTCGGCAATATCCGGGCAGCGATCATCGCCGCATTGGTCATTCCGATATCCATGCTGATGGCGGCCGTGGGAATGAACAGGCTTGGTGTTTCGGGCAATTTGATGAGCCTGGGGGCACTGGATTTCGGCCTCATCGTCGATGGCGCAGTCATCATCGTCGAGAACAGCGTCGCGCGGCTCGCCGCCAGGCAGCACCGCGAAGGCAGATTGCTCAGCCTCGGCGAACGGCTGACGGAGACACGGCTGGCTGCGCAGGAGATGATCAAGCCGACCGTCTACGGTCAGGCGATCATCCTGCTAGTCTATGCGCCGCTGCTCACCTTCACGGGTGTCGAGGGCAAGACGTTCTCGCCCATGGCCATCACGGTCATGCTGGCACTCGCCTCCGCCTTCGTGCTGTCCCTGACCTTCGTTCCAGCGATGATCGCGGTGCTCCTCAATCGCAAGCTGACCGAGAAGGAGGTGAAGCCCGTTCGGATGGCGAAGGAACGCTATGGCCCGGCATTGCGTCGCGCCATCGCTCGTCCCTGGCCGGTGATCGGAGCGGGCGCCGGGCTATTCGCCGTAGCGGCCTTCGTGTTCACCTTCCTCGGCAGCGAGTTCACACCACAGCTGGATGAACGCGACATCGCGGTTCAGTCGCTGCGGATACCGTCGACCTCGCTCGAACGATCACTCGCCATGCAGAGACAGGTAGAGGACAGGCTCGAGACCTTCCCGCAAGTCGAGTTGGTTTTCTCGCGCACCGGCACGGCCGAGGTCGCGAGCGATCCGATGCCACCGAACGCGTCCGACGCCTACGTGATCCTGAAACCGCGCGAAGAGTGGCCCGATCCCGACCTGTCGAAGGACGAACTCGTCGCACAGATGGAGGAGTCGCTCAGCGGTCTGGTGGGCAACCTCTACGAGTTCAGCCAACCCATCGAACTGCGCTTCAACGAGCTGATCGCGGGTGTTCGCGGCGACGTGGCGGTCAAGCTCTACGGAGACGACCTTACCGCGCTGACCCGTTCAGCCGGAGAAGTGGCCGAGGTGCTGCGCGGCGTCGAGGGTGCTGCCGACGTCAAGGTCCAGCAGGTCACTGGCTTTCCGACGCTCGACATCGCCTTCGATCGCCCGACGATCGCCCGCTACGGTCTGACCGTGGAGGAGGTCGCCCAATCCGTGGCCATCGCGCTGGGTGGTCGCCCGGCGGGACTGGTATTCGAGGGGGACCGCCGTTTCGATGTCGTCGTGCGGCTCGAGGATGCGACCCGGGACGATTTCGATCAGCTCGGCGCTCTGCCCATAGTCCTCGAGAGCGGGGTCACGGTCCCGCTTCGCACGCTGGCGGATTTCCAGGTGGTAGATGGTCTCGCCGAGGTTCGCCGGGAGCAGGGTCGCCGACTGGTGATCGTGTCGGCGAACGTGCGCGAACGCGACCTCGGATCATTCGTCGAGGAGGCCCGGGCAGGCGTCTCCGAAAGCGTCGAACTGCCGGCCGCATCCTTCATCGAATGGGGCGGGCAATACCAGAACCTCCAGGCTGCGCAGGCGAGGCTCGCCCTCGTCGTTCCGGTCTGCTTCGCGCTGGTATTGCTGCTCCTGTTCATGGCGCTCGGCGGGTGGGTTCCGGCTCTCGCGGTCTTCAGCGCGATCCCGATGGCACTGGCAGGCGGGGTCTTCGCGCTTGCCTTACGGGGAATGCCGTTCTCGGTGTCCGCCGCAGTGGGCTTCATCGCCCTATCGGGCGTCGCGGTATTGAACGGGCTCGTGATGATGACCGCGATACGCCAGCGGCTCGACGAGGGACTGCCTCTCGATGAGGCGATCTGCGATGGTGCACTGGCGAGGTTGCGACCGGTGTTGATGACGGCGCTGGTCGCCTCGCTCGGCTTCGTGCCGATGGCCCTGGCGACCGGAACTGGCGCGGAGGTCCAGCGTCCGCTGGCCACTGTCGTGATCGGTGGATTGATCACCGCGACTGCGCTCACGCTCTTCGTCCTGCCAGCGATCGCGCGGCTCGTGCTCAATCGATCGGACGATGAGCGTAGCTGGCGCGAGAAGTGGTGGGATCGCCTGCGTCTAAACGTGACCAGCGACGAGCAGCGCGAGCTGATGGACATCGCATGA
- a CDS encoding STAS/SEC14 domain-containing protein has translation MLAIKEEKGLLWIRASGKLEDEDYNRFVPQFEEIAEREPGTVAMVIELAPDFSGWDLGGFWRDLKFDVRHKDSFGRIAIVGDNQWEEWGTEVFDPLFRAEMEFFHPTERQAAEVWARSDESMS, from the coding sequence ATGCTGGCAATTAAGGAAGAGAAAGGTCTGCTCTGGATACGCGCCTCGGGGAAATTGGAGGACGAGGACTACAACCGCTTCGTCCCTCAATTCGAGGAAATCGCCGAACGGGAGCCCGGCACCGTGGCGATGGTGATCGAACTCGCGCCGGATTTCTCCGGATGGGATCTCGGTGGCTTTTGGCGCGACCTCAAGTTCGACGTCCGGCACAAGGACAGCTTCGGTCGCATTGCCATCGTCGGCGATAACCAATGGGAAGAATGGGGCACCGAGGTTTTCGATCCGCTCTTCCGTGCTGAAATGGAATTTTTCCACCCTACCGAACGCCAAGCTGCCGAAGTCTGGGCGCGATCCGATGAGAGCATGTCATGA
- a CDS encoding ArsR/SmtB family transcription factor, whose product MEKMDAVTKLSALAQPTRLEIFLAIARAANGITSSEVAEQTDTMPNNTSVHLSVLRNAGLVSSTKEGRSVTYRAERGAVQRLATFLSEAAK is encoded by the coding sequence ATGGAAAAGATGGATGCCGTGACGAAGCTCAGTGCCTTGGCTCAACCGACCCGGCTGGAGATATTCCTGGCCATAGCGCGAGCGGCGAACGGCATCACGTCCAGCGAGGTTGCCGAGCAGACCGACACGATGCCCAACAACACCTCTGTGCACCTGTCGGTGTTGCGGAACGCGGGGCTCGTCTCTTCGACGAAAGAAGGGCGCTCAGTCACCTACAGGGCAGAGCGAGGAGCCGTGCAGAGGCTAGCGACCTTTCTCTCCGAAGCCGCCAAGTAA
- a CDS encoding cation diffusion facilitator family transporter produces the protein MSGNHDIDIGSVEKRRTLWIVLWLNVAIAIGFFVVGYFADSNALLANGLDNSSDAIVYALSLLALTRSRVWQRGAARFSGIMLLIFAAGVIADAVRRYLEGSEPGGFMMLAMAAVAAVVNLICLRMLQRTEDKDVSMRAATTFSFNDFIANGGIIIAGIVVMLTGANWPDLVVGVAVACIALYGGIQILRDAHMDIHDEEGTQHERGYQFRR, from the coding sequence ATGAGCGGCAACCACGATATCGATATCGGCTCGGTTGAGAAACGCCGAACACTTTGGATCGTCCTCTGGCTGAATGTCGCCATCGCGATAGGTTTTTTCGTCGTGGGCTACTTCGCGGATTCGAACGCGTTGCTGGCCAACGGTCTCGACAATTCTTCCGATGCGATCGTCTATGCCCTGAGCCTTCTCGCGTTGACCCGTTCGCGTGTCTGGCAGCGGGGCGCCGCACGCTTCTCCGGCATCATGCTCCTGATCTTCGCCGCGGGGGTCATCGCCGATGCGGTCCGCCGTTACCTGGAAGGCTCGGAGCCAGGTGGATTTATGATGCTCGCGATGGCGGCGGTCGCAGCCGTGGTGAATCTGATCTGCCTGCGGATGCTCCAGCGGACAGAGGACAAGGACGTCAGCATGCGCGCAGCGACGACCTTCAGCTTCAACGATTTCATTGCCAATGGCGGGATCATCATCGCGGGCATCGTCGTGATGCTCACCGGCGCTAATTGGCCCGACCTGGTGGTAGGCGTCGCTGTGGCATGCATTGCCCTTTATGGCGGCATCCAGATCCTACGCGATGCTCACATGGACATCCATGACGAGGAAGGGACCCAGCACGAGAGAGGCTATCAGTTTAGGCGATGA
- a CDS encoding cation diffusion facilitator family transporter, whose protein sequence is MSDDHDHGGGHVGHGHADHSHGEENLSDRQLIFAVAINVLLTVAQIVGGIVSGSLALIADALHNFSDAASLGLAWFARRIGRRPADKLMTFGYAQGEVVAALINLTTLLIIGFYLLVEAINRFADPQPIEGWTVIAVAGVALVIDLVTAFITHRGAKDSINMKAAFLHNVSDAMASVGVIVAGVLILLYDLYVADLVITVIIAAYVIWQGLSLMPRTVRLLMGAVPDDVELQEIMDELEAIDGVESIHHLHVWNLGEHRRALEVHIMPSHSSLERFEDLKRTVRLRVSSRFGIEHTTLEACLATDCDEGLIAQAGHSGRVSED, encoded by the coding sequence ATGAGCGACGATCACGATCATGGCGGCGGACACGTTGGTCACGGGCATGCCGACCATAGCCACGGCGAGGAGAACCTGAGCGATCGCCAACTAATTTTCGCTGTGGCGATCAACGTGCTCCTGACGGTGGCGCAGATTGTCGGCGGTATCGTTTCGGGTTCGCTCGCCCTTATCGCCGACGCGCTGCACAATTTCAGCGATGCGGCGTCGCTGGGTCTCGCCTGGTTCGCTCGCCGTATTGGACGGCGTCCTGCCGACAAACTGATGACCTTCGGCTACGCACAGGGAGAGGTCGTCGCTGCCCTCATCAACCTGACGACGCTGCTTATCATCGGGTTCTATCTACTCGTTGAGGCGATCAACCGCTTCGCCGATCCGCAACCCATCGAAGGATGGACGGTGATCGCCGTAGCGGGCGTGGCATTGGTGATCGATCTGGTGACCGCTTTCATCACCCACCGCGGCGCCAAGGACAGCATCAACATGAAGGCGGCGTTCCTGCACAATGTGTCCGATGCCATGGCCTCTGTCGGTGTGATCGTCGCAGGGGTCCTGATCCTGCTATACGATCTCTACGTGGCCGATCTGGTCATCACCGTCATCATCGCCGCCTATGTGATCTGGCAGGGGCTTTCGTTAATGCCGCGCACGGTTCGCCTGCTTATGGGTGCCGTGCCAGATGACGTCGAGCTGCAAGAAATCATGGACGAACTCGAGGCGATCGATGGGGTCGAGAGCATCCACCATCTGCATGTCTGGAACCTGGGAGAGCACCGCCGCGCCCTCGAAGTGCATATCATGCCGTCCCATTCGTCTCTCGAACGTTTCGAAGACCTGAAGAGAACGGTGCGGCTGCGCGTCTCCTCCCGGTTCGGTATCGAACACACGACGCTGGAAGCTTGTCTCGCGACGGACTGCGATGAGGGACTGATAGCCCAAGCCGGGCATTCCGGACGCGTATCCGAGGATTGA